Proteins from a genomic interval of Sporolactobacillus sp. Y61:
- a CDS encoding FxsA family protein gives MLRKGLIILLLLVLAEVSLLIYIGRLIGPLSTFLLLIISALFGLWTVKRQGLSILQEIRFDLNNRVMPGAALLDGLCLVFGGFLLAVPGFLTDIAGLLILIPRVRSRAVGWISAWIKDRISRGSLTFFTSYRRKR, from the coding sequence GTGTTAAGAAAGGGATTGATCATACTCTTACTTCTGGTTCTTGCTGAAGTCAGCCTGCTGATTTACATAGGACGGCTGATCGGTCCGCTGAGCACATTCCTGCTGCTTATCATCAGTGCCCTGTTCGGCCTCTGGACAGTGAAAAGACAGGGGCTGTCGATTCTTCAGGAAATCAGATTTGATCTGAATAACCGAGTGATGCCGGGTGCGGCTCTGCTTGACGGGCTTTGTCTGGTTTTTGGCGGCTTTTTACTGGCTGTTCCCGGGTTTCTGACGGATATAGCAGGCCTCCTGATCTTGATTCCCCGCGTTCGCAGCAGGGCGGTGGGATGGATCAGTGCCTGGATAAAGGACAGGATAAGCCGCGGCAGTCTGACATTTTTTACGTCTTACAGAAGGAAGAGATAG
- a CDS encoding thioesterase family protein: MKVSRTKIVVRYNETDKMGIVHHSQYVNWFEVGRTDWIRKAGIPYKQIEENGLMIPVIGIELHYHSPATFDDAVIVETSLKAYDSIKLSYQYRILREDNGKLLADGTSSHCWTDSRMHPVSLRKKNPELDQFIRKASGLN; the protein is encoded by the coding sequence ATGAAAGTTTCCAGGACAAAAATTGTTGTTCGTTATAATGAAACTGATAAAATGGGTATCGTACATCATAGCCAGTATGTAAACTGGTTTGAAGTCGGCCGGACAGACTGGATAAGAAAAGCCGGCATCCCATATAAGCAGATCGAAGAAAACGGGCTGATGATCCCGGTTATTGGTATCGAATTACACTATCACTCTCCTGCGACATTTGACGATGCGGTTATTGTGGAAACTTCACTGAAAGCATATGACAGTATCAAGCTATCTTACCAGTACCGGATATTAAGAGAAGACAATGGCAAACTGCTGGCAGATGGGACAAGCAGCCACTGCTGGACAGACTCCAGAATGCATCCGGTATCACTGCGAAAGAAAAACCCTGAACTGGATCAGTTTATCAGGAAAGCGTCCGGATTAAACTAA